One genomic segment of Paenibacillus xylanexedens includes these proteins:
- a CDS encoding Na/Pi cotransporter family protein — translation MFRDVILPLLYGLIIFFGGMKLMETALQRMAGPMLADWLNRATSAPWKGMAFSAGATALLQSSTAVTVLTIGLANARLITYGRTLGIILGTNIGTCLTTELVGLQIGRASLPLLVLSLTGWAMFVVLGERNLVAPERTRQTLFNIQYSFLAAAGFALVMTGIQVMQSIALPLRSMGVFQWFLDRSADSLWWGFLAGACLTALIHSSAAVISMAITLAATGVLPVEIGIAIVIGSNVGTCITAVIAAAGGASAGKFVAASHVVLNIAGALLFMPLIGQLHAASAWLSADNGAQIAHAQTLFNITSSLLALPFCYLPIWHKKPPVHAPAAKSPVA, via the coding sequence ATGTTTAGAGATGTTATATTGCCCCTACTCTATGGGCTTATTATCTTTTTTGGTGGCATGAAGCTGATGGAAACGGCCTTGCAACGCATGGCAGGGCCCATGTTGGCAGATTGGCTCAATCGTGCCACCTCTGCTCCATGGAAAGGCATGGCCTTCAGTGCGGGCGCAACGGCCCTGTTACAGAGCAGTACTGCGGTCACCGTACTCACCATTGGACTGGCTAATGCCAGATTAATTACCTATGGACGCACACTTGGCATCATCCTCGGCACCAACATCGGGACATGCCTGACAACGGAGCTGGTGGGACTACAGATCGGACGTGCTTCCCTGCCGCTACTCGTCCTGTCGCTAACGGGCTGGGCCATGTTTGTTGTTCTTGGTGAACGCAATCTGGTCGCTCCTGAACGCACGCGCCAGACTCTGTTTAACATCCAGTACAGCTTCCTCGCAGCTGCGGGATTTGCACTTGTTATGACAGGCATTCAGGTGATGCAATCCATTGCCTTACCCTTGCGGAGCATGGGCGTATTTCAATGGTTTCTCGACCGCTCGGCCGACAGCTTGTGGTGGGGCTTCCTGGCAGGCGCCTGTCTGACAGCACTCATTCACAGCAGCGCAGCTGTCATTAGCATGGCGATTACGCTCGCAGCCACAGGGGTATTACCTGTGGAGATCGGCATCGCCATTGTGATCGGGTCCAATGTGGGGACCTGCATCACTGCTGTGATTGCTGCCGCGGGCGGAGCATCCGCAGGCAAATTTGTCGCAGCCTCCCATGTTGTATTAAACATTGCGGGAGCGCTGCTGTTTATGCCGCTGATCGGCCAGCTGCATGCAGCTTCGGCCTGGCTGTCAGCGGACAACGGGGCACAGATTGCGCATGCCCAGACCCTTTTTAACATCACTAGCTCACTGCTTGCTTTACCGTTCTGCTACTTGCCAATCTGGCACAAAAAACCACCGGTCCACGCCCCCGCGGCGAAGTCACCCGTGGCTTGA